From the Amycolatopsis thermoflava N1165 genome, one window contains:
- a CDS encoding alpha/beta fold hydrolase, with protein MPITTSGIHYEVRGGGERTIVLLPGFGCSIECWAGVAPLLDGYRVVLMDLPGHAGSAGARADGDLARLAETVFEACREIGLTRFVVAGLSLGGAISVRIALDHPGEVEAVVGIMPWNAGGTSPGDPVIEGFHGAYGDLDTITAGIASISQDPAKTTDLVRTMPTVTERMWRGWLGGGVYTSMADELPGLRVPLLYVVGGKDTVVNLDKQISDVRRVPGGRLVLLADAGHLACYETPEVVAREMRQFLSDRAVAAV; from the coding sequence ATGCCCATCACCACCAGCGGAATCCACTACGAAGTTCGCGGCGGCGGGGAGCGCACGATCGTTCTTCTGCCGGGCTTTGGTTGTTCGATCGAGTGCTGGGCCGGGGTGGCGCCCTTGCTCGACGGGTACCGCGTCGTCCTGATGGATCTCCCGGGCCACGCCGGTTCGGCCGGTGCGCGGGCCGACGGCGACCTGGCGCGGCTCGCCGAGACCGTTTTCGAGGCCTGCCGGGAAATCGGGCTCACCCGGTTCGTCGTGGCAGGGCTGTCGCTGGGCGGCGCCATCAGTGTGCGGATCGCACTGGACCATCCCGGCGAGGTGGAGGCGGTCGTGGGGATCATGCCGTGGAACGCGGGCGGTACGTCCCCCGGCGATCCCGTCATCGAAGGCTTCCACGGCGCCTACGGCGATCTGGACACGATCACCGCGGGCATCGCGAGCATCTCGCAGGATCCCGCGAAGACGACCGACCTGGTGCGCACCATGCCCACGGTCACCGAGCGGATGTGGCGCGGCTGGCTCGGCGGCGGCGTGTACACGAGCATGGCCGACGAGTTGCCAGGGCTGCGTGTCCCGCTGCTGTACGTGGTCGGCGGCAAGGACACCGTGGTCAATCTGGACAAGCAGATCTCGGACGTGCGGCGGGTTCCCGGCGGTCGCCTGGTGCTCCTCGCCGACGCCGGTCACCTCGCCTGCTACGAGACACCCGAGGTCGTGGCGCGGGAAATGCGCCAGTTCCTCAGCGACCGCGCGGTCGCGGCCGTCTGA
- a CDS encoding alpha/beta fold hydrolase: MTTSPELWQVNGVELAVTAAGEGPLVVLAHGFPDLAVTWRLQIPALVEAGYRVLAPDMRGYGRSSRPGERSAYALRTVGLDLIGLLEHEGADTAHFVGHDWGAACVWQLGLDHPDAVASLTGLSVPYAAPAPAPPTQILRARWGERFYQIRFQEAGTPEALLMRDVDRSLAAIFSDRYDLLDCEDPVRPPEWLPPGLFRRIAGRFRETGFAGGLNYYRNIDDNWRDAKAARERVIRQPSLFITGSADPVSTFLRFESGARAFEDLRTLVVDGAGHWVHQQAPDTVNEALLAHLHRARAAVRKSPA, translated from the coding sequence ATGACCACATCGCCTGAACTGTGGCAGGTCAACGGTGTGGAGCTCGCGGTGACCGCGGCGGGCGAAGGACCGCTCGTCGTGCTCGCGCACGGATTTCCCGACCTCGCCGTCACCTGGCGACTGCAGATCCCCGCACTGGTCGAGGCCGGTTATCGCGTGCTGGCTCCGGACATGCGCGGCTACGGCAGGAGCTCGCGCCCCGGCGAACGATCGGCGTACGCGCTACGCACGGTCGGGCTGGACCTGATCGGTCTGCTCGAGCACGAGGGTGCTGACACGGCGCATTTCGTGGGGCACGACTGGGGCGCCGCGTGCGTGTGGCAGCTCGGCCTCGACCACCCGGACGCCGTTGCCTCGCTCACCGGTCTCAGCGTGCCGTACGCCGCGCCCGCGCCCGCCCCGCCGACACAGATCCTGCGCGCACGCTGGGGCGAGCGTTTCTACCAGATCCGGTTCCAGGAGGCCGGGACCCCCGAGGCGTTGCTGATGCGCGATGTCGACCGCTCACTCGCCGCCATCTTCAGCGACCGCTACGACCTCCTCGACTGCGAGGACCCCGTCCGCCCGCCCGAATGGCTGCCACCCGGCCTGTTCCGCCGGATCGCCGGACGATTCCGCGAGACGGGTTTCGCGGGCGGCCTCAACTACTACCGCAACATCGACGACAACTGGCGCGACGCCAAGGCGGCGCGAGAGCGGGTCATCCGGCAGCCGTCCCTGTTCATCACGGGCAGCGCGGACCCGGTGTCCACGTTCCTGCGATTCGAATCCGGCGCACGGGCGTTCGAGGATCTCCGCACGCTCGTCGTGGACGGGGCCGGGCATTGGGTGCACCAGCAGGCACCGGACACGGTGAACGAAGCGCTTCTGGCGCACCTTCACCGTGCCCGCGCGGCGGTCAGGAAATCTCCCGCTTGA
- a CDS encoding long-chain-fatty-acid--CoA ligase: MSNLATLLDVSAERYGEREFLVAGTRRLTFAEVSRRSAAMARRLVESGVSPGDKVALSCPNVPEFTIAYWAVLRAGAAVVPLNVLLRAREIAYHLDDSDAVAYLVYEDSADPRLAEAAREGFDNAGRCGRFWSIGADEAGETTWCGEALTGPASFDTVTREDGDTAVILYTSGTTGRPKGAELTHRNLLLNARAAVSVYELDPGRPDTHLLVAPLFHSLGQTCVQNASTLCGGTIVMVPRFDAAQAIRLMLDEHVTIFAGVPTMFWALLRALGDVPDGDRLHGQLRVAASGGSALPIELHKEFEARLGTSILEGYGLSETSPMASHTRLGEPVRAGSIGRPIDGVEMKLIADDWTTLPDDPRVVGEIAIRGHNVMKGYYKRPEATAEAVRDGWFRTGDLARKDADGFYHIVGRSKDLIIRGGYNVYPREIEEVFLEHPAVSLVAVIGVPHASHGQEIKAVVVPAEGHEAVRPEDLVAWGRRQLAAYKYPRIVEFRERLPMTSTGKILKREIS, translated from the coding sequence ATGTCGAACCTGGCGACCCTGCTGGACGTCTCCGCCGAGCGCTACGGCGAGCGCGAGTTCCTCGTCGCCGGGACGCGGCGGCTGACGTTCGCCGAGGTGTCGCGGCGATCGGCGGCGATGGCGCGGCGTCTGGTGGAATCCGGCGTCTCGCCGGGTGACAAGGTGGCCCTGTCGTGCCCGAACGTCCCGGAGTTCACCATCGCGTACTGGGCTGTGCTGCGGGCGGGCGCCGCGGTGGTGCCGCTCAACGTCCTGCTACGCGCCCGGGAGATCGCCTACCACCTGGACGACTCGGACGCGGTCGCCTACCTCGTGTACGAGGACTCCGCCGACCCGCGCCTCGCCGAAGCGGCCCGCGAGGGCTTCGACAACGCCGGGCGGTGCGGCCGGTTCTGGAGTATCGGGGCCGACGAGGCGGGGGAGACAACCTGGTGCGGCGAGGCGCTGACCGGTCCCGCGTCGTTCGACACCGTGACGCGTGAGGACGGGGACACGGCCGTGATCCTCTACACCTCCGGCACGACAGGGCGGCCCAAGGGCGCCGAGCTCACCCACCGCAACCTGCTGCTCAACGCGCGGGCGGCCGTGTCGGTGTACGAGCTCGACCCCGGCCGGCCGGACACCCACCTACTGGTCGCGCCCCTGTTCCACTCGCTCGGGCAGACCTGCGTTCAGAACGCGTCCACCCTCTGCGGGGGCACCATCGTCATGGTGCCCAGGTTCGACGCCGCTCAGGCAATCCGGCTCATGCTCGACGAGCACGTCACGATCTTCGCCGGGGTGCCGACGATGTTCTGGGCCTTGCTGCGGGCACTCGGCGACGTGCCGGACGGCGACCGCCTGCACGGGCAGCTTCGCGTCGCCGCGTCGGGCGGATCAGCCCTGCCGATCGAGCTCCACAAGGAGTTCGAAGCCCGCCTCGGAACGTCCATTCTGGAGGGTTACGGCCTGTCCGAGACCTCACCGATGGCCAGTCACACACGGCTGGGGGAGCCGGTCCGTGCCGGGTCCATCGGCCGTCCCATCGACGGCGTCGAGATGAAGCTGATCGCGGACGACTGGACGACGCTCCCGGACGACCCGCGGGTAGTGGGGGAGATCGCGATTCGCGGGCACAACGTCATGAAGGGCTACTACAAGCGGCCCGAGGCGACCGCCGAGGCCGTCCGCGACGGCTGGTTCCGCACCGGTGACCTGGCCCGCAAGGACGCCGACGGCTTCTATCACATTGTCGGGCGGTCGAAGGACCTCATCATCCGGGGCGGCTACAACGTCTATCCCCGTGAGATCGAGGAGGTTTTCCTGGAACACCCGGCCGTGTCGCTCGTCGCGGTGATCGGGGTCCCGCATGCCTCGCACGGTCAGGAGATCAAGGCCGTCGTCGTGCCCGCCGAGGGCCACGAGGCGGTCCGGCCCGAAGACCTGGTCGCCTGGGGCAGGCGGCAGCTGGCCGCCTACAAGTACCCGAGGATCGTCGAGTTCCGTGAGCGACTGCCGATGACATCCACCGGCAAGATCCTCAAGCGGGAGATTTCCTGA
- a CDS encoding NADP-dependent oxidoreductase — translation MSTTSREVHLVARPAGVPSPTDFAIVEAVVPEPEPGQVLVRNDWMSVDPSMRGRMRDVPSYLPPFALGAPLDGAAVGTVVRSRSRKLREGDIVWHHHGWRDYAVVGAEETHRLDTTGVSGSDYLGVLGMPGLTAYLALSEFAPVHPGDVVFVSAAAGAVGVVAARVARHLGAAAVIGSAGGPDKARRLVEQLGYDRAIDYKAGPVGPALRAAAPGGIDVYLDSVGGDQLEAALDALRTGGRVAVCGSVSQANAEKPVPGPANLALITKKRLTLRGFIVLDHLERWPEWIALARGWLEDGSLVSTTTVVDGLENAVGALLGMLSGANVGKMLVRLHGAAA, via the coding sequence ATGAGCACCACCAGCCGCGAGGTTCATCTGGTCGCACGCCCGGCCGGGGTGCCGTCCCCGACGGACTTCGCGATCGTGGAAGCCGTCGTGCCGGAACCGGAACCAGGACAGGTGCTGGTGCGCAACGACTGGATGTCGGTCGATCCCTCCATGCGCGGGCGCATGCGGGACGTACCGTCCTACCTCCCGCCGTTCGCCCTCGGCGCGCCACTGGACGGCGCGGCCGTCGGCACGGTCGTCCGGTCACGGAGCCGCAAGCTGCGCGAAGGAGACATCGTGTGGCACCACCACGGCTGGCGGGACTACGCCGTGGTCGGCGCGGAAGAAACCCACCGTCTGGACACGACGGGCGTCAGCGGCTCGGACTACCTCGGTGTACTCGGCATGCCCGGCCTCACCGCCTACCTGGCGCTGAGCGAGTTCGCGCCCGTGCACCCCGGCGATGTCGTCTTCGTTTCGGCGGCCGCCGGCGCCGTCGGCGTGGTGGCCGCCCGGGTCGCCCGCCACCTCGGCGCGGCCGCGGTGATCGGGTCCGCAGGCGGGCCGGACAAGGCCCGGCGACTGGTGGAACAGCTCGGCTACGACCGGGCCATCGACTACAAGGCAGGACCGGTCGGGCCCGCCTTGCGTGCGGCGGCGCCCGGTGGAATCGATGTCTATTTGGACAGTGTCGGCGGGGACCAGCTGGAGGCCGCCCTCGACGCGCTCCGCACCGGAGGCCGCGTGGCGGTGTGCGGGTCCGTCTCCCAGGCGAACGCCGAGAAACCCGTGCCCGGCCCGGCCAACCTCGCACTGATCACGAAGAAGCGCCTGACCTTGCGCGGCTTCATCGTGCTGGACCATCTGGAGCGCTGGCCCGAATGGATCGCCCTCGCCCGGGGCTGGCTGGAGGACGGATCGCTCGTCTCGACGACGACCGTGGTGGACGGCCTGGAGAACGCCGTCGGAGCACTGCTGGGGATGCTGTCCGGCGCCAACGTCGGCAAGATGCTGGTGCGGCTGCACGGGGCGGCCGCATGA
- a CDS encoding QsdR family transcriptional regulator — MPAAPRHTAATPHRDAAPASSGREAAFRLARRQFREGTRIEMQALANELGVSRMTLNRWVGSRDRLLGEVNWSLAKPTLDLCRRKAATSGIDAVAQTLEGFIATVLDAPFMRTFLRQEGEIALRILTTRSSELQHNFIAYVTDLLREELPDPPGGLPLEDLAYLVVRIAESFCYVDMITGGEPDATKVGAAIRRLLS; from the coding sequence ATGCCTGCCGCGCCACGCCACACCGCCGCCACGCCGCATCGGGACGCGGCACCGGCTTCTTCGGGGCGAGAAGCCGCCTTCCGGCTGGCGCGGCGGCAGTTCCGCGAGGGAACGCGCATCGAGATGCAGGCTCTGGCCAACGAGCTCGGCGTGAGCCGGATGACGTTGAACCGCTGGGTCGGCAGCCGGGACCGGCTGCTGGGCGAGGTCAACTGGTCCCTGGCGAAGCCCACCCTCGATCTCTGCCGCCGCAAGGCCGCGACGTCCGGGATCGATGCGGTGGCGCAGACCCTCGAGGGGTTCATCGCCACCGTCCTGGACGCGCCGTTCATGAGGACGTTCCTGCGGCAGGAGGGCGAGATCGCGCTGCGGATCCTGACGACCCGCAGCAGCGAACTCCAGCACAACTTCATCGCGTACGTGACCGACTTGCTGCGCGAGGAGCTGCCCGACCCGCCGGGCGGGCTCCCGCTCGAGGATCTCGCCTATCTCGTGGTCCGCATCGCCGAATCGTTCTGCTACGTGGACATGATCACCGGCGGCGAGCCGGACGCCACCAAGGTCGGCGCGGCGATCCGGCGGCTGCTGTCCTGA